The Microbacterium phyllosphaerae region GCGAGCGCTGGGAGGTCTTCGACGTCCGATACCTGTTCAACCGGGTCTTCCGCCGTGCCTGGACCGACACACGCGATGCGGCTGTGACGTACTGCGCCACCCACGGCGGACCGATCTACGACGACATGGCCTGGAAGGGCCAGTGGGACCAGCTCGACGAGTCGCACCACCTGTACATGGGATGGGACTCGAACTACATGATGAACGCGGTGCAGGGCGTGCTCCAGGAGGCCGGCATCGCCTCCGAGGTGTTCGTCAAGTACTCCTACATCGGGAATGTGATGTGACATGACGACCACCATCCGCCGCCTGCTCGACCTCACTGTCGAGGAGCACACGCTCACCGTCCCTCTCGTGTGGGGCGACCCGGCCGACACCCGCACGATCGACGTCTTCGCCCGCGTCGTCACCCGCGAGGGAGGCGAGAGGCTCCCCTACCTGGTCTTCCTGCAGGGGGGACCAGGTCACGAAGCACCCCGTCCGTTCCACTCGTCGACGTCGCCCGCCTGGCTCGACGAGGCGCTCGCGCACTACCGGGTCGTGATGCTCGACCAGCGAGGCACCGGACTCTCGACGCCGGTCGGCGATGCCGACCTCGAGCGCGGATCGGCCGCGGTCGCGGAGCACCTCACGCACCTGCGCGCGGACTCGATCGTCCGCGACTGCGAGGCGATGCGCGAACACCTCGGCGCCGAGACGTGGAGCGTGCTCGGTCAGTCGTTCGGCGGATTCACGACCCTCGCCTACCTGTCGACCGACGCCGACTCGCTGGCCGACGTCTTCATCACGGGTGGGCTCAGCACCGTGAGCCGCCACCCGGACGAGGTGTACGCGCTCTGCTACGACAAGATGCGCGCGGCCTCCGAGCAGTACTACCGTCGGTTCCCCGAGCACAGGGATGCCATGCGGCGTCTCGTAGATCGAGCCGCGGCAGGTGACATCATCCTGCCCGACGGCGAGATCGTCTCACCGTCGAGGCTGCGCTCCGTGGGCTCGGCGCTCGGCACGAACGACGGCTGGCAAGCCGTGTGGTCGCTGCTCGAGCGCGATCCCGCGTCCAACGCCTTCCGTCACGATCTGATGCACGCGATGCCCTACGGCGGCCGCAACCCGCTCTACTTCGCGTTCCATGAATCGAGCTACGCGAGCGGGCACGCGACGCAGTGGTCGGCGGAGCGCACGGAGCCCCAGGACTTCCGCGACGACGTCACGCTCTTCACAGGCGAGCACATCCGCCGCGAGTGGACCGAGACGGTGCCGGCATTTCAGCCCTGGCGCGACGTCACGCTCGCGCTGGCGGAGTTCGAGTGGCCGCGCATCTACGACGAGGTCGCCATCGCGACGTCCGGTGCGACGGGCGCTGCGGCGGTGTACGTGAACGACGTGTACGTGCCGATGGAGTTCTCCCTCGAGACCGCTCGTCTGTTGCCCGGCGTCACGCTCTGGGTGACCAGCGAGCACGAGCACAACGGCGTACGCTCCGGCCCCGTGCTGACCCGCCTCTTCGATCTCGCCCACGGTCGCCGCGTCCGTTGAGGATCCCCCTGCAGGCGGATGCCCCCACGTCCGGAGCCGCATAGCCTGATTCCATGGCCGACACACTCGGGATGCTCCTGACGATCGCGATCCTCCTCATCGTCGTGACCGCGATCGTCGTGGTGATCGTGGCGGCGTATGCCAGGGTGCCCCTCGAGAAGAAGTACGAGAGTGCCGGTGGCGGACTCGGAGGGTCGTTCGAGGCGGTCTGGATGCCGTCGGCCCACGAGGCCGGCATCGAGCGCGACCGCCAGACCAAGCGCACGGCCCCCGCGCCCTCCCCCGGCGACCCGCCCAGCCGGATAGACGGGGAACGCATCGTCATCGATCTCTGAGGACCGCTCGCCTCCAGGTGAACACGAAGAAGGCCCCGGTTCCGAGGAACCGGGGCCTTCTGACGCGGTGGTCGTTACTTGGACGAGCCGCCGAAGCCCTTGAAGCGCTGGTTGAACTTCTCGACGCGGCCGGCCGAGTCCATGATGCGCTGCTTGCCCGTGTAGAACGGGTGCGATGCCGACGAGATCTCGACGTCGATGACGGGGTACTCGACGCCGTCGAGCTCGATCGTCTTGTCGCCGGTCACGGTCGAACGGGTGAGGAACGTCTCTCCCGAGCCCAGGTCGCGGAACACGACAGCCTTGTACTCGGGGTGAATGTCAGTCTTCATGGGATTCCTTAGTTGCTGCCCTGGATTGTGCCAGGGACGAGGGAAGTCTGCGGTGCAGAGAGCACCAAGGATCGATTCTATCAGA contains the following coding sequences:
- a CDS encoding alpha/beta fold hydrolase; the protein is MTTTIRRLLDLTVEEHTLTVPLVWGDPADTRTIDVFARVVTREGGERLPYLVFLQGGPGHEAPRPFHSSTSPAWLDEALAHYRVVMLDQRGTGLSTPVGDADLERGSAAVAEHLTHLRADSIVRDCEAMREHLGAETWSVLGQSFGGFTTLAYLSTDADSLADVFITGGLSTVSRHPDEVYALCYDKMRAASEQYYRRFPEHRDAMRRLVDRAAAGDIILPDGEIVSPSRLRSVGSALGTNDGWQAVWSLLERDPASNAFRHDLMHAMPYGGRNPLYFAFHESSYASGHATQWSAERTEPQDFRDDVTLFTGEHIRREWTETVPAFQPWRDVTLALAEFEWPRIYDEVAIATSGATGAAAVYVNDVYVPMEFSLETARLLPGVTLWVTSEHEHNGVRSGPVLTRLFDLAHGRRVR
- a CDS encoding type B 50S ribosomal protein L31 yields the protein MKTDIHPEYKAVVFRDLGSGETFLTRSTVTGDKTIELDGVEYPVIDVEISSASHPFYTGKQRIMDSAGRVEKFNQRFKGFGGSSK